A stretch of the Perca flavescens isolate YP-PL-M2 chromosome 10, PFLA_1.0, whole genome shotgun sequence genome encodes the following:
- the gpm6aa gene encoding glycoprotein M6Aa: protein MEEDMDEGQTQKGCLECCIKCLGGIPYPSLIATILLYAGVALFCGCGHEALSGTVTILQNYFEVVRSPVDALDVFTMIDIVKYVIYGIASAFFVYGILLMVEGFFTSGAIKDLYGDFKITTCGRCVSAWFIMLTYIFMLAWLGVTAFTSLPVFIYFNIWNICQNATVLEGATLCLDPRQYGIVPIAEAKTVCAGSEKFYKMCESNELDMTFHLFICALAGAGAAVIAMIHYLMVLSANWAYVKDACRMQKYEDIKSKEEQELHDIHSTRSKERLNAYT, encoded by the exons GATGCCTTGAATGCTGCATCAAATGCCTGGGTGGGATCCCATACCCATCTCTTATAGCCACCATCTTGCTGTATGCTGGCGTGGCTCTGTTCTGCGGCTGTGGACATGAGGCCCTGTCTGGTACCGTCACCATCCTCCAGAACTACTTTGAGGTAGTTCGGAGCCCTGTGGATGCATTGGACGTCTTCACCAT GATTGACATTGTCAAGTACGTGATCTACGGCATTGCTTCGGCTTTCTTCGTCTACGGCATCCTGCTGATGGTGGAGGGCTTCTTCACCAGTGGAGCCATTAAAGATCTGTATGGAGACTTCAAGATCACCACCTGCGGGCGCTGTGTCAGCGCATGG TTCATCATGCTGACATACATCTTCATGCTGGCTTGGCTCGGAGTGACTGCTTTCACCTCCCTCCcagtctttatttatttcaacatctGGAATATTTGCCAAAATGCTACCGTGCTGGAGGGGGCCACACTCTGCCTGGACCCACGCCAGTATG gTATTGTGCCAATTGCTGAGGCGAAAACAGTGTGTGCTGGATCAGAGAAATTCTACAAGATGTGTGAATCCAATGAG CTGGACATGACATTCCACCTGTTCATCTGTGCCCTCGCTGGAGCAGGAGCTGCTGTTATTGCTATG ATCCACTACTTAATGGTGCTGTCTGCCAACTGGGCCTACGTGAAGGATGCCTGCCGGATGCAGAAATATGAGGACATCAAGTCTAAGGAGGAGCAGGAGCTTCATGACATCCACTCCACTCGCTCCAAGGAGCGTCTCAACGCCTACACATAA